ATGTATCGGTGTGACAGAGTGAATGCATCCCTTCGGGGGAGAATGCGAGAAAGAGCCTGCCGTGAGTAACAATGACAGTCGTAAGCAGAGTGGCGAACCGAGATGGCTTGGTCCCGCCAGTCCGACGCGGATCGCCCTGATCCCGCCCATCTCGGCTGCGCGCTGGCTGCTCGTTCTCGTTGCCCTTGCGGGCACCTATTTCTTCCACGGCTTTCTGGTTCCGGTTCTCGCCGCCCTCGTCATCGGTTTTGCCAGCTGGCCGGTCTATACGCGGCTTCTGCGGCAGGTGGGCGGCAACACCACACTCGGCGCATCCATCGCCATCGTCCTCATCCTTACCTTTCTCGTGGTGCCGATCTTTATCGCCGCCTCGTATACGGCAAGCGAAATCCGCGAATGGTTCGGCTGGGCGGTGCACGTCAACAAGGCGGGCGCTCCCGTACCGGACTGGATCGCCGCGCTGCCCGGCATAGGCCCGTGGCTCAGCGAACAATGGGTGAAATATATCGGCACCCCGGGCGCCATCGGTGAAGTCATACAGCTCGTCAGCGGCGCCAATATCGGCAATATCTATAGGGCGATCCTTGCCGCCGGCAACGGTGCCTTCCACCTTGTCCTTACCCTGCTTTTCATGCTGATCGCGCTGTTCTTCGTTTATCGCAACGGCGCCGGCTTCTCCCGCCAGGTCGATCTCGTCGGTGAACGCATCCTGCCGACACGCTGGGAGCGCATTTCCCGCGTCGTACCCGCCACGATCAGCTCCACCGTCACGGGCATGACGCTGATCGCCATCGGCGAAGGCATCATCCTCGGCATCGCCTACTGGATCGCCGGCGTGCCCTCGCCCGTCACGCTCGGCGTACTGACAGGCGTCATGGCGCTCATTCCGGGCGGCGCGCCGCTCTCATTTACGCTCGTGTCAATCTATCTGGTTGCCAGCGGCTCCCCGGCTTACGGTCTGGCGCTGTTCGTCTGGGGTTCGGTCGAACTTTTCATCGTCGACAAGACCATTCGTCCGAAGCTGGTGGGCGGGCCCATCAAGCTGCCTTTCCTGCCGACCTTTTTCGGCCTCGTCGGCGGCGTCAAGACCATGGGTTTCCTCGGCCTGTTCATCGGCCCGGTGCTGATGGCGCTGCTGGTGGCAATCTGGCGCGAATGGGTGCGTGAAGTGGAAATCTCCGCCGCCGTAAGCACCGAGACCCCGCCCCCACCGCCCACGCAGGACGACCCGGTCGCCGATGCCATCTCGCGTGAAGACGAAAGCGACGAAACGACGGCGTTTCGAAAAGCGGCGTTTTAATTGCTGAAACCTGCGGCGAAGGGCGATTGCCTGAAACGCCGGATGGCAGACGACGATCGTTCACCTCTCCTCCGCCATGCCGGACCTGATCCGGCATCCAGTCACGGCGCGTCTGCGCCGTGAAAAGAGTCTATCGCGATCAAGAACTGGTCCGCGCTGAACCGCGGCTCTAATTCGGGGTGACGTGGGCGGATGTTATGGCGACGTCTTAAACGTCACCGTCGCCGGTCCATCCGGCCAATCCATGCCTTCGCCCTAAAGCGCCTTTTCCATGAACATGCTGAGCGGATCCGGCCTGTAGGGCGCAAAGGCCTCGATTTCCACAAACCCCGCCTTGCGGTATAGGCTGATCGCTTCCGGCTGGCTGATGCCGGTTTCGAGCCGGATGGCGGTAAGGCCAAGTTCGACGCCACGCGCAACAAGCGTATCCATGATCAGCTTGCCAATCCGCAATCCGCGCGCGTCGGGATCAACGAACATGCGCTTCACTTCCGCCGTACCATCGCCCGCCTCCACCAGCGCACCACATCCGACAACACGCCCCTCATGGCGCGC
The Agrobacterium cucumeris DNA segment above includes these coding regions:
- a CDS encoding AI-2E family transporter: MSNNDSRKQSGEPRWLGPASPTRIALIPPISAARWLLVLVALAGTYFFHGFLVPVLAALVIGFASWPVYTRLLRQVGGNTTLGASIAIVLILTFLVVPIFIAASYTASEIREWFGWAVHVNKAGAPVPDWIAALPGIGPWLSEQWVKYIGTPGAIGEVIQLVSGANIGNIYRAILAAGNGAFHLVLTLLFMLIALFFVYRNGAGFSRQVDLVGERILPTRWERISRVVPATISSTVTGMTLIAIGEGIILGIAYWIAGVPSPVTLGVLTGVMALIPGGAPLSFTLVSIYLVASGSPAYGLALFVWGSVELFIVDKTIRPKLVGGPIKLPFLPTFFGLVGGVKTMGFLGLFIGPVLMALLVAIWREWVREVEISAAVSTETPPPPPTQDDPVADAISREDESDETTAFRKAAF
- a CDS encoding GNAT family N-acetyltransferase, which codes for MATEIKLETPRQEAVLRLIDLSNAYMASLYPAESNHLVDIGLLEKDNASFFVARHEGRVVGCGALVEAGDGTAEVKRMFVDPDARGLRIGKLIMDTLVARGVELGLTAIRLETGISQPEAISLYRKAGFVEIEAFAPYRPDPLSMFMEKAL